From the genome of Acinetobacter lwoffii, one region includes:
- a CDS encoding plasmid mobilization protein, whose translation MKVKASRNKQIIVRLTADEHQDINLACKALQLNQSDYIRKKILSDDYSQLIDQRDIHTIRTLGIILPKILIELQDKDLIPEELCDLTELVHELKIIVRRLNDQVR comes from the coding sequence ATGAAAGTTAAAGCATCAAGAAATAAGCAGATCATTGTTCGTTTAACTGCAGATGAACATCAAGATATCAATCTTGCCTGCAAGGCATTACAGCTCAATCAATCTGACTATATACGTAAAAAAATTTTAAGTGATGACTACAGTCAATTAATCGATCAACGTGATATTCATACGATTAGAACACTTGGCATTATTCTCCCAAAAATATTGATTGAACTCCAAGATAAAGATTTGATCCCCGAAGAATTATGTGACCTTACAGAGCTCGTTCATGAGTTGAAAATCATTGTGCGTCGACTAAATGACCAGGTACGTTAG
- a CDS encoding Y-family DNA polymerase: MAYTNKIFALVDINNCYVSCERIFNPSLNNKPVIVLSNNDGCAVARSQEAKDLGIKMGVPLFQIKDIVEQHKVQVLSSNYALYAEMSRRFMKVLSDFVTPEEQEVYSIDECFLDLTAYAKKYDLTDYAQTIRQRIFTWLGLPVCIGLGRTKTEAKMANHIAKKNTYFNGVCNLVAMDYCAIESLYETIEVGEIWGVGSKHTKKLNSLNIYSVLDFAMAFPFMIRDQFSIVMHRTLLELHGVSCIELEHTQAPRKQIVASRSFGQRIYHIDDLKEAMSLYVQDAVARLRGEKMLCGYMIGFVQSNPFETHKPYYSKSAALTLPEPTDNVLMLCKIATKMIDDLYQKDVGFKKCGVILTCLEPKVNHTYDLFIDMKQITAGNNLMDSLEEIHHKFGKTKLALGASRLPNRSWNMSRNQLSQNYFRWDQLLCVK, translated from the coding sequence ATGGCATATACAAACAAGATCTTTGCTTTGGTAGATATCAACAACTGTTATGTCAGTTGCGAACGTATCTTTAACCCAAGTTTAAATAACAAACCTGTGATTGTCCTCTCTAACAATGATGGTTGTGCTGTGGCACGCTCACAGGAGGCCAAAGACTTAGGTATCAAGATGGGAGTTCCCCTTTTTCAAATTAAGGACATTGTAGAGCAGCATAAGGTCCAAGTGCTCTCAAGCAACTATGCTTTATATGCAGAAATGTCTCGCAGATTCATGAAGGTCCTGTCTGACTTTGTAACTCCTGAAGAACAAGAGGTCTATTCGATTGATGAATGCTTCTTGGACTTGACTGCTTATGCCAAGAAGTATGATTTGACTGATTATGCACAGACGATTCGTCAGCGTATTTTTACCTGGCTCGGTTTACCAGTATGTATTGGCTTAGGCAGAACTAAAACTGAAGCCAAAATGGCAAATCACATTGCAAAAAAGAACACCTACTTCAATGGTGTGTGTAACCTGGTTGCCATGGATTATTGTGCTATAGAAAGCTTATATGAAACGATAGAGGTAGGTGAAATTTGGGGTGTCGGTAGCAAACATACAAAGAAACTAAATAGTCTTAATATTTATTCTGTGCTGGATTTTGCAATGGCCTTCCCTTTCATGATCAGGGATCAATTTTCCATTGTTATGCACAGAACATTACTTGAATTACATGGTGTCTCTTGTATTGAGTTAGAACATACGCAAGCTCCTCGAAAGCAAATTGTCGCAAGTCGTTCATTTGGCCAAAGGATTTATCATATTGATGATCTAAAAGAGGCTATGAGTCTCTACGTCCAAGATGCAGTTGCCCGCTTAAGAGGTGAGAAGATGTTGTGTGGTTACATGATTGGTTTTGTACAATCCAATCCATTTGAAACACATAAACCTTATTACAGCAAATCTGCAGCACTTACTTTGCCAGAACCAACTGATAACGTTTTAATGTTGTGTAAGATTGCCACAAAAATGATAGATGACTTATATCAGAAAGATGTAGGCTTCAAAAAGTGCGGCGTAATATTGACTTGTCTAGAGCCCAAAGTTAACCACACTTACGACCTGTTTATAGACATGAAACAAATAACCGCAGGCAATAACCTGATGGATTCACTTGAAGAAATCCATCATAAGTTTGGAAAAACCAAGCTTGCTCTGGGTGCAAGTAGGTTACCAAATAGAAGCTGGAATATGTCTCGTAATCAACTGAGCCAGAACTACTTTCGATGGGATCAATTGCTTTGTGTAAAGTAA
- a CDS encoding LexA family protein — MNNKRGGIREGAGRKLKYNEPTKTVRVPLSKIVEIKNYLNKAESQCLNDIDLITPVQSSTYMQIPLAAEKVAAGFPSPAQDFVDKTLDMNEHLISNEAATFIVKVASLSMRDAGIEIDDELVVDRSLEAKHEDIVIALIDNEFTVKRLMIEGNYRWLKAENPDCSNIYLRDGQEMVIWGVVTYVIKPFRKRK; from the coding sequence ATGAACAACAAGCGTGGGGGAATCAGAGAAGGTGCGGGTAGAAAACTTAAATACAATGAGCCTACCAAAACAGTAAGAGTGCCTTTATCCAAGATCGTAGAGATTAAAAATTATCTAAATAAAGCAGAGAGCCAATGCCTTAATGATATCGATTTAATCACGCCTGTACAGTCATCTACTTATATGCAAATTCCTTTAGCGGCCGAGAAGGTTGCTGCCGGTTTCCCTTCTCCTGCCCAAGATTTTGTCGACAAGACATTAGATATGAATGAACACCTCATTAGTAATGAGGCAGCGACATTCATTGTAAAAGTAGCTTCTCTTTCCATGAGAGATGCTGGTATTGAAATTGATGATGAACTTGTCGTTGATCGTAGTCTTGAAGCCAAACATGAAGACATCGTTATCGCTCTGATCGACAATGAGTTTACTGTTAAGCGCTTGATGATTGAAGGTAACTATCGCTGGCTTAAAGCTGAGAATCCTGATTGTTCCAATATTTACCTCAGAGATGGCCAGGAGATGGTGATTTGGGGAGTAGTGACTTACGTCATCAAACCCTTCAGGAAACGTAAGTAA
- a CDS encoding IS3 family transposase (programmed frameshift), with amino-acid sequence MTKLKYTPEIRERAVQLLIESEKDYPSNWAAITAIAPKIGCTPETLRVWYQKYLDQQNPVKAQQLSDQERIKQLERENKELQRANEILRKAAGFFRPGGARPPTQIMVDFIHNNKALYGVDAICRILPIAASTYYRTLDLAENPEHRAKRDLHDLHHAEEIKRIWKESSGRYGVRKVWQQLKREGYVIARCTVARLMQKLGIQGVWRGKNKQTTRNRDDQKRADDLVKRNFNADHPNQLWVGDFTYIQTHSGWVYTAFVIDVFSRAIVGWKVSTRMNTDMVLDALEQALHDRGMPKNVIHHSDRGVQYLSIRYTNRLEAANLRASVGTTGDSYDNALAETVNGLYKTEVIEYLKADWQGLADVQLATLNWVDWFNKKRVHSALGYVSPFEFEAMYYDKINPLGQVA; translated from the exons ATGACAAAATTAAAATATACCCCTGAAATCAGAGAAAGAGCGGTTCAATTATTGATTGAATCCGAGAAAGATTATCCATCGAATTGGGCTGCAATCACAGCAATTGCTCCTAAAATTGGCTGTACTCCTGAAACACTACGTGTTTGGTATCAAAAATACTTAGATCAACAAAATCCAGTTAAAGCACAGCAGCTTTCAGACCAAGAACGTATCAAACAACTGGAACGCGAAAATAAAGAACTGCAACGTGCGAATGAAATTCTACGTAAAGCAGCCG GCTTTTTTCGCCCAGGCGGAGCTCGACCGCCCACACAAATAATGGTGGATTTTATCCATAACAATAAAGCGTTATATGGTGTTGATGCGATTTGTAGGATTTTACCGATCGCTGCTTCAACCTATTACCGGACTTTAGATCTCGCGGAAAATCCAGAACATCGAGCGAAACGAGATTTACATGACTTGCATCATGCTGAGGAGATTAAACGAATTTGGAAGGAAAGTTCAGGTCGGTATGGTGTGCGTAAGGTCTGGCAACAACTGAAACGTGAAGGCTATGTGATTGCACGTTGTACAGTTGCTCGATTGATGCAAAAGCTAGGTATACAAGGTGTTTGGCGTGGTAAGAATAAACAAACCACCCGTAACCGAGATGACCAAAAACGGGCAGATGATTTAGTGAAACGTAATTTTAATGCTGATCATCCAAACCAACTATGGGTGGGTGACTTTACGTATATTCAAACTCATTCAGGCTGGGTATATACCGCATTTGTTATTGACGTGTTCTCACGAGCAATTGTTGGATGGAAAGTATCTACACGGATGAATACAGATATGGTGCTCGATGCATTGGAGCAAGCATTGCATGATCGAGGCATGCCAAAGAATGTGATTCATCATTCCGATAGAGGTGTGCAATATCTTTCCATTCGCTATACCAATCGTTTAGAAGCAGCAAATTTACGAGCATCAGTCGGTACGACTGGTGATTCATACGATAATGCTTTGGCTGAAACGGTGAATGGCTTATACAAAACAGAGGTGATTGAATATTTAAAAGCAGATTGGCAAGGTTTAGCAGATGTACAACTTGCGACACTAAACTGGGTAGATTGGTTCAATAAAAAGCGTGTACACAGTGCACTGGGTTATGTATCGCCTTTTGAGTTTGAAGCAATGTACTATGATAAGATTAACCCGTTAGGTCAGGTGGCCTAA
- a CDS encoding helix-turn-helix domain-containing protein: protein MACRKEIGEQIKLARKKLGYTQKTVSEKSLVNKTTISEIENGHFTGSFDLFEKVLNCVDLQFEVVPKKHTFPHWDEIEFLFRED, encoded by the coding sequence ATGGCTTGTAGAAAAGAAATTGGAGAGCAAATCAAATTGGCCAGGAAAAAACTCGGCTATACACAAAAGACTGTATCGGAGAAATCTCTAGTCAATAAAACGACAATTTCTGAGATTGAAAATGGTCATTTCACTGGTTCATTCGATTTATTTGAAAAAGTACTTAATTGTGTCGACTTACAGTTCGAAGTTGTGCCCAAAAAGCATACATTCCCTCACTGGGATGAAATCGAGTTTTTATTTAGAGAAGATTGA
- a CDS encoding type II toxin-antitoxin system RelE/ParE family toxin, translating to MLFIETSIFTKQIKELVSDEEYRQLQQDLLVQPDKGDLIKNGGGIRKVRCAQGNKGKSGGIRVIYYWVTEDDQIFFLVAYPKSVKDNLTDKETSILRQLVKEQFHG from the coding sequence ATGTTATTCATTGAAACCAGTATTTTTACCAAGCAAATCAAAGAGCTTGTAAGTGATGAGGAATATCGTCAACTCCAGCAAGATCTCTTGGTACAACCTGATAAAGGTGACTTAATCAAGAATGGTGGTGGAATTCGTAAAGTACGTTGTGCTCAAGGCAATAAAGGTAAAAGTGGCGGTATCCGGGTGATCTATTATTGGGTCACAGAAGATGATCAGATCTTTTTCCTGGTGGCTTATCCAAAGTCTGTGAAAGATAATCTGACAGACAAAGAAACCTCTATTCTGCGTCAATTAGTGAAGGAGCAATTTCATGGATAA
- the nadS gene encoding NadS family protein, whose product MDNNLFDDLVASIKEAGAIKRNEMKASRVTELELPDIKEVREKTGLTQAEFAARLHISARTLQNWEQGRRYPTGPAATLIRILDAHPSLI is encoded by the coding sequence ATGGATAACAACTTATTTGATGACTTGGTTGCTTCAATCAAAGAAGCTGGTGCCATCAAACGTAATGAAATGAAAGCAAGCCGAGTAACAGAGCTTGAATTGCCGGATATTAAAGAAGTACGTGAGAAAACTGGCTTGACCCAAGCTGAATTTGCTGCACGTTTGCATATCAGTGCCAGAACTCTGCAAAACTGGGAACAAGGCCGTCGTTATCCAACTGGTCCTGCAGCGACTTTAATTCGTATTCTTGATGCTCATCCAAGTCTAATTTAG